The following proteins are co-located in the Solanum pennellii chromosome 1, SPENNV200 genome:
- the LOC107016926 gene encoding G-type lectin S-receptor-like serine/threonine-protein kinase At1g61400, translated as MAYTNISGSKCVVWLEDLVDMRYSQIAGNNIFIRMANGKPDAPVAGWRWKEEWTVFASLISELTLLTILLITVGVLCQKKRNVLDESEINQPANSQEASLQGTNVIAYDSSDLAAATNNFSLANKIGHGGFGNVYKGVLANGVEIAVKKKDMTSRQGFTDFKNEVKLIAKLQHRNLTKLLGYCINGAEKFLVYEFMANNSLDKVIFDPARWGAITWPMRFNIIKGIAKGLVYMLIEYMPSLISQWTRSLDTLTSMNRK; from the exons ATGGCTTATACTAACATCAGTGGAAGCAAATGTGTTGTTTGGTTGGAAGATTTAGTTGATATGAGATATTCACAAATTGCTGGGAACAACATTTTTATACGGATGGCAAATGGAAAACCAG ATGCACCTGTTGCAGGCTGGAGATGGAAAGAGGAATGGACTGTTTTTGCTTCTTTAATTTCAGAGTTGACACTGCTTACTATCTTGCTTATAACTGTTGGGGTTCTATGCCAAAAGAAGAGAAATGTGCTAG ATGAATCAGAAATCAATCAGCCGGCAAATTCTCAAGAAGCTTCATTGCAGGGCACTAACGTCATTGCATATGATTCCAGTGATCTAGCTGCAGCCACTAACAATTTCTCGCTGGCTAATAAGATAGGGCATGGTGGCTTTGGCAATGTTTATAAg GGTGTACTAGCGAATGGAGTAGAAATTGCAGTGAAGAAGAAGGACATGACTTCACGTCAAGGATTTACTGATTTCAAGAATGAAGTCAAGTTAATAGCAAAGCTACAACATCGTAACCTAACCAAGTTGTTGGGATACTGCATTAATGGAGCAGAAAAATTCCTAGTGTATGAATTCATGGCGAATAATAGCCTAGACAAGGTCATATTTG ATCCTGCAAGATGGGGTGCAATAACATGGCCAATGCGCTTCAACATTATCAAGGGAATCGCAAAAGGATTAGTTTACATGCTGATAGaatatatgccttcacttatcagtcaatggaccaggtcccttgacacactaACAAGTATgaacagaaagtaa
- the LOC107016932 gene encoding cysteine-rich receptor-like protein kinase 10: protein MTPKMSDLGLSRVVEDGDEEKTQHLIGTRGYMPPEYMKHGRYSTKSYVFNYGIMTLEIVSGQKNYDYWHPVYDIGLVDYAWRVWSNGNAIELLDPMIEKPGDENEVLGCILVGLLCCQRGPQDRPSMIQAVSLLEENEMSRLNFVPQEPYYSK from the exons ATGACACCCAAGATGTCTGACTTAGGGTTGTCAAGGGTAGTCGAAGATGGTGATGAAGAAAAGACTCAGCATTTAATTGGAACACG TGGTTATATGCCACCTGAGTACATGAAACATGGACGCTATTCAACAAAATCATACGTGTTTAATTATGGAATCATGACATTGGAGATTGTCAGTGGCCAAAAGAATTATGATTATTGGCACCCAGTCTACGATATTGGTCTGGTAGACTAT GCTTGGAGAGTTTGGAGTAACGGGAATGCCATAGAACTACTGGATCCAATGATTGAAAAACCAGGCGATGAGAATGAAGTTTTAGGATGCATCCTTGTTGGGCTCTTGTGTTGTCAACGCGGTCCCCAAGACAGACCTTCAATGATTCAGGCGGTTTCCTTACTGGAGGAGAATGAAATGTCAAGGTTAAATTTTGTGCCTCAGGAACCTTACTACTCTAagtga